One region of Priestia megaterium genomic DNA includes:
- a CDS encoding YwqI/YxiC family protein, translated as MTIKLDHADVIKKLEAVSTAIGNLSISKMPDLGKNSLDTTEKWEAREEEIQTLISTYIKALNKNVKDTKSNVDLLKEQDESIIHS; from the coding sequence ATGACAATTAAGCTTGATCACGCTGACGTTATCAAAAAGCTTGAAGCAGTCAGCACAGCGATTGGAAATTTATCCATTAGCAAAATGCCTGACCTTGGAAAAAACAGCCTTGATACTACAGAGAAATGGGAAGCGCGCGAAGAAGAAATTCAAACGCTTATTTCTACTTATATAAAAGCACTAAACAAAAACGTAAAAGATACAAAATCTAATGTAGACTTACTAAAAGAACAAGACGAATCTATTATCCATTCGTAG
- a CDS encoding YwqH-like family protein has protein sequence MGLGSVLDGLLGEVSGRVSDVEGKISKLRTAKSKIEHEQAVSLKEIEHIKKPELGDKWTGTLSDDFDEKRTAAYDNIKGILDGDYDGYIREIETKIWALEAEKGALSGLNAVIGEADSLLAKGEEAYDAVENKISEIRRGLFS, from the coding sequence ATGGGGTTAGGAAGCGTATTAGACGGACTGCTGGGTGAAGTATCTGGAAGAGTCTCAGATGTAGAAGGGAAAATTTCTAAGCTAAGAACGGCTAAAAGTAAAATTGAGCATGAACAAGCTGTTTCATTAAAAGAAATTGAACACATCAAAAAGCCTGAGCTGGGAGACAAATGGACGGGTACGTTATCGGATGATTTTGACGAAAAACGTACGGCAGCCTACGACAACATAAAAGGCATTTTAGACGGTGATTACGATGGATACATTCGTGAAATTGAAACAAAGATATGGGCGCTAGAAGCTGAAAAAGGAGCTTTGAGTGGCTTGAACGCCGTTATTGGAGAAGCGGATTCTTTATTAGCTAAAGGTGAAGAAGCCTATGACGCAGTAGAAAACAAGATTAGTGAAATTAGAAGGGGGCTGTTTTCATGA
- a CDS encoding MATE family efflux transporter → MTAVETKKGPKEKLNLFFLTWPIFLEVFLFMLMGIADTFMLSALSDDAVSGVGAANQYLHIAILVLEVIGNGAAIVVSQYLGSKRYMEASKISALAVTLNLGVGLVISAGFLLFSRHMMEAMNLQGDVLLYAQSYLSIVGGAIFLQAIINSLAAIIRVHGFTKQAMFVSLGMNIFHIAGNYALIFGKFGFPEMGVQGAAISSAFSRFVALIVFFWLLYQVMEYRVKFQYYITLSKEYIGKILKIGIPSAFEQVMYQGCQIVFLYYATYLGAESLAARQYAMNISMFIYLFAIAIGMGTAIIVGRLVGGNEKDEAYHRVWKSVKWASAVTMMMVVLVMTFRTQLISVFTDNPHIIELGATVLLLSIVLETGRTMNIVLINSLRAAGDAKYPVLIGAMSMVMMSLPLGYFFVFHLDMGLAGIWLAIAADEWTRAVIMFFRWKSRAWENYGLIQHEQTAEEPTPVQV, encoded by the coding sequence ATGACCGCGGTCGAAACAAAAAAAGGGCCAAAAGAAAAGCTGAATTTGTTTTTCTTAACGTGGCCGATCTTTTTAGAAGTGTTTCTTTTTATGTTAATGGGGATTGCTGATACCTTTATGCTAAGCGCGCTGTCGGATGATGCCGTATCAGGAGTCGGAGCAGCCAATCAATACCTTCACATTGCGATTTTGGTGTTAGAGGTCATTGGTAACGGAGCGGCAATTGTTGTCTCTCAGTATTTAGGATCAAAACGGTATATGGAAGCGTCAAAGATTTCTGCTTTGGCCGTTACGTTAAATTTAGGAGTCGGGCTAGTCATTAGCGCGGGTTTTCTTTTGTTTTCAAGACATATGATGGAAGCGATGAACTTACAAGGTGACGTGCTGTTGTATGCACAAAGCTATTTATCCATCGTTGGAGGAGCTATTTTTCTTCAAGCGATTATTAACTCTCTTGCAGCGATTATTCGCGTACATGGCTTTACGAAGCAGGCAATGTTTGTTTCACTTGGAATGAACATTTTTCATATTGCAGGAAACTATGCTTTAATCTTCGGGAAGTTCGGCTTTCCGGAAATGGGCGTACAAGGAGCAGCAATTTCATCTGCGTTCAGCCGATTCGTTGCCCTTATTGTGTTCTTTTGGCTGCTGTATCAAGTGATGGAATATAGAGTGAAATTTCAATACTACATTACGCTTTCAAAAGAATATATCGGTAAAATTTTAAAAATTGGTATTCCGTCGGCTTTTGAACAAGTGATGTATCAAGGCTGTCAAATTGTCTTTTTATACTATGCAACCTACCTAGGAGCAGAATCACTTGCTGCGAGACAGTACGCAATGAATATTTCAATGTTCATTTACTTATTTGCCATTGCAATTGGAATGGGTACAGCGATTATTGTCGGCCGTTTAGTAGGCGGAAACGAAAAAGATGAAGCGTACCATCGCGTATGGAAAAGCGTCAAATGGGCCAGTGCCGTAACGATGATGATGGTTGTTCTTGTGATGACATTCAGAACACAGCTGATCAGCGTGTTTACAGACAATCCGCATATCATTGAGCTTGGGGCGACGGTGCTGCTTCTGAGCATTGTGCTTGAAACGGGAAGAACGATGAACATTGTGCTGATTAACTCGCTGCGGGCAGCGGGAGATGCCAAATATCCGGTGTTAATTGGTGCGATGTCGATGGTCATGATGAGCTTGCCGCTCGGTTATTTCTTCGTTTTCCATTTAGACATGGGGCTCGCTGGCATTTGGCTTGCCATCGCAGCCGATGAATGGACGCGCGCAGTTATTATGTTTTTTCGCTGGAAAAGCCGAGCATGGGAAAACTACGGACTTATACAGCACGAACAAACAGCTGAAGAACCAACGCCGGTTCAAGTATAA